Proteins from a single region of Campylobacter sp. RM16704:
- a CDS encoding ABC transporter permease, producing MGNNFFIQEVFKSLIFSYKRVCIIFIAVFMGAMVSASFFNIYFDIDTKLSKELKAYGANFIITPKDDEFLNMQEFNQVKDNLKAKALTPFLYGFYNLESSSAVVVGVDFANLKLTKPFMEVLKGSFSLSDFSEDSAFVGADLAKQLELKIGQELQIYNPSISKIVKVKIKAILRSNDEQDGILIISLKKAQELAAKEVINYAQAILLGDYESLAQKAKELSKGNIEAKVIASVSISEGIILEKIKALMALISLTILFISSLSVNTTLSAVIFSRKKEIALHLALGAKYKEIIKLFGAEVFILSLSASLLGAFCGYFLANIFGYLIFNASIDFRFLSVVFAVFVSLVFAFFASFLPLKKALKINVCENLKGE from the coding sequence ATGGGAAATAATTTTTTTATTCAAGAAGTTTTTAAATCACTTATTTTTTCTTATAAAAGAGTTTGTATTATTTTTATAGCAGTGTTTATGGGTGCTATGGTAAGTGCCTCATTTTTTAATATATATTTTGATATTGATACAAAATTATCTAAAGAATTAAAAGCTTATGGAGCTAATTTTATCATCACTCCAAAAGATGATGAATTTTTGAATATGCAAGAATTTAACCAAGTAAAAGACAATCTTAAAGCCAAAGCTTTAACCCCATTTTTATATGGTTTTTATAATCTTGAAAGTTCAAGTGCGGTAGTAGTTGGAGTTGATTTTGCAAATTTAAAGCTTACTAAGCCTTTTATGGAGGTTTTAAAAGGTAGTTTTTCTTTAAGTGATTTTAGTGAAGATAGTGCCTTTGTGGGAGCTGATTTAGCAAAACAATTAGAGCTTAAAATAGGACAAGAACTACAAATTTACAATCCAAGCATTTCTAAAATAGTCAAAGTAAAAATTAAAGCAATTTTAAGAAGCAATGACGAACAAGATGGAATTTTGATTATTTCTTTAAAAAAGGCACAAGAATTGGCAGCTAAAGAAGTGATAAATTATGCTCAAGCTATTTTACTAGGTGATTATGAAAGCTTAGCTCAAAAAGCAAAAGAACTTAGCAAAGGCAATATAGAAGCCAAAGTAATAGCTTCAGTATCTATTAGCGAAGGAATTATTTTAGAAAAAATTAAAGCTTTAATGGCTTTGATTAGTTTAACGATTTTATTTATTAGTTCTTTGAGTGTAAATACTACGCTTAGTGCGGTAATTTTTTCAAGAAAAAAAGAAATAGCCTTGCATCTTGCATTAGGTGCTAAATATAAAGAAATCATCAAACTTTTTGGAGCTGAAGTGTTTATTTTAAGCTTAAGTGCGAGTTTGCTTGGTGCTTTTTGTGGATATTTTCTAGCAAATATTTTTGGATATTTGATTTTTAATGCAAGTATAGATTTTAGATTTCTTTCGGTGGTATTTGCAGTTTTTGTTTCTTTGGTATTTGCATTTTTTGCTAGCTTTTTGCCACTAAAAAAAGCTTTAAAAATCAATGTTTGTGAAAATTTAAAGGGTGAATAA
- a CDS encoding ABC transporter ATP-binding protein gives MKNIIKISNLNRNFNEVKALQNINLEVKQGEWLAIMGPSGSGKSTLLNILSLMDTQSSGEYFLDGKEIGNLSEEEKSIIRREKIGLIFQQFHLIPYLNALENVMLAQFYHSSIEQKDAIMALEKVGLSHRLSHLPSQLSGGEQQRLCIARALVNDPEILLADEPTGNLDEANEKNILELFCKLKQDGKTIVLITHNPDLATFADRTIILSHGVMKSED, from the coding sequence ATGAAAAATATTATAAAAATTTCAAATTTAAATCGTAATTTTAATGAAGTAAAAGCTTTGCAAAATATCAACTTAGAAGTAAAGCAAGGCGAATGGCTAGCTATTATGGGTCCATCAGGTTCTGGTAAATCAACACTTTTAAATATACTTTCATTGATGGATACTCAAAGTAGCGGGGAGTATTTTTTAGATGGCAAGGAAATTGGAAATTTAAGTGAGGAAGAAAAAAGTATAATTAGAAGAGAAAAGATTGGTTTAATTTTTCAGCAGTTTCATTTGATACCTTATTTAAATGCTTTAGAAAATGTTATGCTAGCTCAATTTTATCATTCTAGTATAGAACAAAAAGATGCTATAATGGCTTTAGAAAAAGTGGGACTTTCACATAGACTTTCGCATTTACCAAGTCAGTTAAGTGGTGGGGAGCAGCAAAGACTATGTATAGCAAGAGCTTTAGTGAATGATCCTGAAATTTTATTAGCAGATGAGCCAACTGGAAATTTAGATGAAGCTAATGAAAAAAACATTCTAGAGCTTTTTTGTAAATTAAAACAAGATGGAAAAACTATAGTTTTAATTACTCACAATCCAGATTTAGCTACTTTTGCTGATAGAACCATCATTTTAAGTCATGGGGTAATGAAAAGTGAAGATTAA
- a CDS encoding ferrirhodotorulic acid ABC transporter membrane protein, translating into MSIYFVHFFGVFFSYALLSALFFYNLKNLLVFKLAFTGFVFAYFAFFISSKTLSYDLLYFFNNVLFVLICLMIITLIYIQNNLIKERIQSILVFLLSFAFGIRYLHISIDFPILSTNFLDSLAISSFGFILLAFILCFGVYLFTRWLREFDFKFLNIFLLIIIVSYLNEVLAQILLHLMREGVIETESLYLSYVAKSVYYAKFYTYLWFLLLGACVFLVLKQRVSENTKKKDFDIEFRKNHAKNSKITSFSVSIFSAIVLSLCIFLFYDLHASRPVTIDEPTYVEPNENDEFVFNVEILRDNKLHRFAYISDEGKVVRFFLINKREDKDSPVAVFDACSICGDMGYVKRGGELICISCNVRIFLPSVGKAGGCNPVPMKYKFENGKVTIPFSEILDGVNFFTQVVEKKVYDPIDNTELINLKAPRSYVYKGRTYFFANEKNYEEFKNDPLKYIDTNKTSKYRIHNLIGNNYAN; encoded by the coding sequence ATGTCGATTTATTTTGTACATTTTTTTGGAGTTTTTTTTTCTTATGCACTTTTAAGTGCTTTATTTTTTTATAATTTAAAAAATTTATTAGTATTTAAACTCGCTTTTACGGGTTTTGTTTTTGCTTACTTTGCATTTTTTATTAGTTCTAAAACACTAAGTTATGATTTGTTGTATTTTTTTAACAATGTTTTGTTTGTTTTAATATGTTTAATGATTATTACTTTAATTTATATACAAAACAATCTCATAAAAGAAAGAATCCAAAGCATTTTAGTTTTTTTATTGTCTTTTGCTTTTGGTATAAGATATTTACATATTTCCATAGATTTTCCTATACTAAGCACTAATTTCTTAGATTCTTTGGCTATTAGTTCTTTCGGATTTATTTTACTTGCTTTTATATTATGTTTTGGTGTATATCTTTTCACAAGATGGCTAAGAGAATTTGATTTTAAATTTTTAAATATATTTTTATTGATAATAATCGTTTCTTATTTAAATGAAGTTTTGGCTCAAATTTTATTACACCTTATGAGAGAAGGTGTTATAGAAACAGAAAGTTTATATTTAAGTTATGTAGCAAAAAGTGTGTATTATGCTAAATTTTATACTTATTTGTGGTTTTTATTGTTAGGAGCTTGCGTATTTTTAGTTTTAAAACAAAGAGTGAGTGAAAATACTAAGAAAAAAGATTTTGATATAGAATTTAGAAAAAATCATGCCAAAAATTCAAAAATCACAAGCTTTAGTGTAAGTATTTTTAGTGCTATAGTTTTAAGTCTTTGTATTTTTCTTTTTTATGATTTACATGCATCAAGACCGGTAACTATAGATGAGCCAACCTATGTAGAGCCAAATGAAAATGATGAATTTGTATTTAATGTAGAGATATTAAGAGACAATAAACTTCATCGTTTTGCATATATTAGTGATGAAGGAAAAGTAGTAAGATTTTTTTTAATTAATAAAAGAGAAGATAAAGATTCTCCAGTGGCTGTGTTTGATGCTTGCAGTATATGTGGAGATATGGGTTATGTAAAAAGAGGTGGAGAATTAATTTGTATTTCATGCAATGTTAGAATTTTCTTACCAAGCGTAGGTAAAGCAGGTGGATGCAATCCTGTTCCAATGAAATATAAATTTGAAAATGGTAAAGTTACTATACCTTTTTCAGAAATTTTAGATGGAGTGAATTTTTTCACTCAAGTAGTTGAAAAGAAAGTTTATGATCCTATTGATAATACAGAACTTATTAATTTAAAAGCACCAAGATCTTATGTTTATAAAGGAAGGACATATTTTTTTGCTAATGAAAAAAATTATGAAGAGTTTAAAAATGATCCTTTAAAATATATTGATACAAACAAGACTTCAAAATATAGAATTCATAATTTAATAGGAAATAACTATGCAAATTAA
- a CDS encoding TlpA family protein disulfide reductase, producing the protein MKIKNIVLVCLCIFFLSACFENNNKNGGKVGLKAPEIAAKNLAGKKIKIADYDNLIVLTFVEQGCASCLKDLPLLEKLANEYPKKITILAVDSIDKGKDFEEFATKNNYKNITFLQDDLDISWQRFSVFAVPTTFIIKDGIVQDKIIGEKPWSYLKASIASWL; encoded by the coding sequence GTGAAGATTAAAAATATAGTTTTGGTTTGTTTATGCATATTTTTCTTAAGTGCTTGTTTTGAAAACAACAATAAAAATGGAGGAAAAGTAGGTCTAAAAGCACCAGAAATTGCAGCAAAAAATTTAGCAGGTAAAAAGATTAAAATAGCTGATTATGATAATCTTATTGTTTTAACTTTTGTAGAGCAAGGTTGTGCATCTTGCTTAAAAGATTTACCACTTTTGGAAAAATTAGCCAACGAATATCCTAAAAAAATCACTATTTTAGCTGTAGATTCTATTGATAAAGGTAAAGATTTTGAAGAATTTGCAACTAAGAATAATTATAAAAATATTACATTTTTACAAGATGATTTAGATATTTCATGGCAAAGATTTAGTGTTTTTGCTGTGCCAACAACTTTTATCATAAAAGATGGCATAGTACAAGATAAAATCATAGGAGAAAAACCATGGTCGTATTTAAAAGCCTCTATTGCTTCTTGGCTTTAG
- a CDS encoding ABC transporter permease, which produces MQIKIIKNSIFQNKIQKSLALATIFLATLLMATMLNLTLGIGNEITKELRSYGSNILVLPKGASLSVEVGNKIYEPLKNQNFLEEDKLHTIKEIFWRNNINAFAPFLDTQVKIQTSGANYENVSLVGTYFEKAIKVQDDDDFYAGIKELYKYSQIKGNYPKDDSLDEVMLGKDLAQKYDLKLGDEITLVQNDQIFKTKIVGIIDLTQAFSNKIITSLLLAQKLSKKEGLFAKAEVSALTIPENDLAQKARRDVDSLNQLEYDQWYCTAYVSSIAYQIAEDFKGASTKVVSAISDAESLIVSKIQSLMAVVSIICLIVASIAISSLMSADIFRRRSEIGLLKALGASILQIYMIFALEGVVVALFGAVLGFIFGVGISELIALSIFDHIIAISWIILPICLFFAVLIVFLGCLFSIKGISKLSTSEVLYGK; this is translated from the coding sequence ATGCAAATTAAAATTATAAAAAATTCTATTTTTCAAAATAAAATTCAAAAATCTTTAGCTTTGGCGACAATTTTTTTAGCTACTTTGCTTATGGCTACGATGTTAAATCTTACTTTGGGTATAGGCAATGAAATCACAAAAGAACTAAGAAGTTATGGATCAAATATTTTAGTTTTGCCAAAGGGTGCAAGTTTAAGTGTAGAAGTGGGTAATAAAATTTATGAGCCTTTAAAAAATCAAAATTTTTTAGAAGAAGATAAACTCCATACCATTAAAGAAATTTTTTGGAGAAATAATATCAATGCTTTTGCACCGTTTTTAGATACTCAAGTAAAAATTCAAACTTCAGGTGCAAATTATGAAAATGTGTCTTTAGTAGGGACTTATTTTGAAAAAGCTATAAAAGTTCAAGATGATGATGATTTTTATGCAGGCATTAAAGAATTATACAAATATAGTCAAATCAAAGGAAATTACCCAAAAGATGATAGCTTAGATGAGGTAATGCTAGGAAAAGACTTAGCACAAAAATATGATTTAAAATTAGGTGATGAAATCACCCTTGTGCAAAATGATCAAATTTTTAAAACAAAAATCGTTGGTATTATAGATTTAACTCAAGCTTTTTCAAACAAAATCATTACTTCTTTACTTTTAGCACAAAAACTTTCAAAAAAAGAAGGTTTATTTGCTAAAGCAGAAGTTTCAGCTTTAACTATACCTGAAAATGATTTAGCTCAAAAAGCAAGACGCGATGTGGATAGTCTTAATCAGCTTGAGTATGATCAGTGGTATTGCACTGCTTATGTAAGTTCTATTGCTTATCAAATAGCAGAAGATTTTAAAGGTGCTAGTACAAAAGTAGTGAGTGCAATTTCAGATGCAGAAAGTTTGATAGTATCTAAAATTCAATCTTTAATGGCAGTAGTTAGCATCATATGTTTAATAGTAGCTTCTATAGCTATTTCATCTTTAATGAGTGCAGATATTTTTAGAAGAAGAAGTGAAATAGGACTTTTAAAAGCTTTAGGTGCAAGTATTTTACAAATTTATATGATTTTTGCTCTAGAAGGTGTTGTAGTAGCTTTATTTGGAGCTGTTTTAGGATTTATTTTTGGTGTAGGGATTTCAGAGCTTATAGCTTTGAGTATATTTGACCATATTATTGCAATTTCATGGATTATTTTACCAATTTGTTTATTTTTTGCAGTGCTTATAGTATTCTTAGGGTGCTTATTTTCTATTAAAGGCATTTCTAAACTTTCTACTTCAGAGGTTTTATATGGGAAATAA
- a CDS encoding ferrirhodotorulic acid transporter inner membrane protein — MLKKISLLVFLFCFIIHAREIDYQKESQNIKQILNESMILYKENKNLEAKKKAEDAYFQHFENMEGSIGRNIGRKAIVMERKFVNLRKLYKDKADFSKIEALISSLYFDLDEVVPVLEKGFQLKAEVSDTNYDKKAAENSSIEAEKQRQAQAAAMFAALLGEEVKEQASSSPQTQKDNTQDENIKDDKALLALQEASAMDARLQFLMDSMISKLDQAALAFVNKDYQKSKDLIQSALFEDYRNSKVEVLVARYTKAGVDKKIQTKLRTIIRKINDNALDEKTIRDEISSISDLLYEAFLALPKEELALLQVKGFDENTISTKNYTKVYDDIKIALNDILQNYEGFNLNSIDALQNIYLDIFEASGMESKIGAIDSALKLKIESYFSKGVALIKASASKEELKQNFDELSVLIESSLDKIQESSPMSLFIWALGIILREGLEALIIIVAIVSYLVQSGNKNRLNIVYSALWSGVFLSFVTAFFISWIFKEHAGQSRELLEGITMLVAVALLFYVGFWLLSNAQNKKWANYVKTQAVEAISNNSVKTLWFSVFLAVYREGAETILFYQALLFDAKTSADYSFIFIGLASGLIILIILYYLLKAGALKIPVKQFFYITSYIIFYMVFVFTGKGIGELIEAKVITPSLLPFNFEGILWLGIYPYYESIIPQFMVLILLIMGIFITKQISNKREKI, encoded by the coding sequence GTGTTAAAAAAGATTAGCTTATTGGTATTTTTGTTTTGTTTTATCATACATGCTAGAGAAATTGATTATCAAAAGGAAAGTCAAAACATAAAACAAATTTTAAATGAAAGTATGATTTTATACAAAGAAAATAAAAATTTAGAAGCTAAGAAAAAAGCCGAAGATGCTTACTTTCAACATTTTGAAAATATGGAAGGATCTATAGGGCGTAACATAGGTAGAAAAGCCATTGTTATGGAGCGTAAATTTGTAAATTTAAGAAAATTATATAAGGATAAAGCAGATTTTTCTAAAATAGAAGCATTAATTAGTAGTTTATATTTTGATTTAGATGAGGTTGTACCTGTTTTGGAAAAAGGCTTTCAGCTTAAAGCCGAAGTTAGTGATACTAATTATGATAAAAAAGCAGCTGAAAATTCATCTATAGAGGCAGAAAAACAGCGTCAAGCACAAGCAGCAGCTATGTTTGCAGCATTGCTTGGCGAAGAAGTCAAAGAGCAAGCTTCATCAAGTCCTCAAACTCAAAAAGATAACACACAAGATGAAAATATAAAAGATGATAAAGCGTTATTAGCTTTACAAGAAGCTTCAGCTATGGATGCAAGGTTGCAGTTTTTAATGGATTCAATGATTTCAAAGCTTGATCAAGCCGCATTAGCTTTTGTAAATAAAGACTATCAAAAATCTAAAGATCTAATCCAATCAGCATTGTTTGAAGATTATAGGAATTCAAAAGTAGAAGTTTTAGTGGCAAGATACACTAAAGCAGGTGTTGATAAAAAAATTCAAACAAAACTTAGAACTATTATAAGAAAAATTAATGATAATGCCTTAGATGAAAAAACCATAAGAGATGAAATTTCAAGTATATCAGATTTATTATATGAAGCATTTTTAGCCTTACCTAAAGAAGAGTTAGCTTTGCTTCAAGTAAAAGGATTTGATGAAAATACTATAAGCACTAAAAATTATACTAAAGTATATGATGATATTAAGATTGCACTTAATGATATTTTACAAAATTATGAAGGTTTTAATTTAAATAGTATAGATGCTTTACAAAATATTTATTTAGATATTTTTGAAGCAAGTGGTATGGAAAGTAAAATCGGTGCTATTGATAGTGCTTTAAAATTAAAAATAGAAAGTTATTTTTCAAAAGGCGTTGCTTTAATTAAAGCAAGTGCTTCCAAAGAAGAATTAAAACAAAATTTTGATGAACTTAGTGTTTTAATAGAAAGTTCTTTAGATAAAATTCAAGAATCTTCACCTATGTCTTTATTTATATGGGCCTTGGGTATCATTTTAAGAGAGGGTTTGGAAGCTTTAATTATTATTGTAGCTATAGTTTCGTATTTAGTTCAAAGTGGTAATAAAAATCGTTTAAATATAGTATATTCAGCACTTTGGAGTGGAGTATTTTTAAGCTTTGTTACTGCTTTTTTTATTTCATGGATTTTCAAAGAACACGCTGGACAAAGTAGAGAACTTTTAGAAGGTATTACTATGCTTGTAGCCGTAGCGTTGCTTTTTTATGTGGGTTTTTGGCTTTTATCAAATGCACAAAATAAAAAATGGGCAAATTATGTAAAAACTCAAGCAGTAGAGGCTATTTCAAATAATTCAGTAAAAACTTTATGGTTTAGTGTATTTTTAGCTGTATATAGAGAAGGTGCTGAAACTATTCTTTTTTATCAAGCCTTATTGTTTGATGCAAAAACAAGTGCAGATTATAGTTTTATATTTATAGGTTTAGCTAGTGGTTTAATTATACTTATCATACTTTATTATTTATTAAAGGCTGGTGCTTTAAAGATACCAGTAAAACAATTTTTTTATATAACTTCATACATTATTTTTTATATGGTCTTTGTTTTTACAGGCAAAGGCATTGGTGAGCTCATAGAGGCTAAAGTTATTACTCCAAGTTTACTTCCTTTTAATTTTGAAGGAATTTTATGGCTTGGAATTTATCCTTACTATGAGAGCATCATACCTCAGTTTATGGTTTTAATCTTACTCATTATGGGTATTTTTATAACAAAGCAAATTTCAAATAAAAGGGAAAAAATATGA
- a CDS encoding ferrirhodotorulic acid transporter, periplasmic binding protein, giving the protein MKKTLLSLSAAASILASSVFAAEVPIGDPYELNGMEIAAVYLQPIEMEPRGIDLAASLADIHLEADIHALKGNKNGFPEGFWIPYLTIAYKLTNLDNGKVKTGTLMPMVADDGPHYGANIKMDTGIGNYELVYLIESPEKQGFGRHVDKETGVGKWFEPFSVKYNFKYTGKPK; this is encoded by the coding sequence ATGAAAAAAACTTTATTAAGTTTAAGTGCGGCAGCTAGTATTCTAGCTAGTTCAGTTTTTGCAGCAGAGGTGCCAATTGGCGATCCATATGAATTAAATGGCATGGAAATAGCAGCAGTTTATTTACAACCAATCGAAATGGAACCAAGAGGAATTGATCTTGCAGCTAGTTTAGCAGATATTCACCTTGAAGCAGATATTCATGCATTAAAAGGTAATAAAAATGGTTTTCCAGAAGGTTTTTGGATTCCTTATTTAACTATTGCATATAAACTTACCAATCTTGATAATGGTAAAGTAAAAACAGGAACTCTTATGCCTATGGTGGCAGATGATGGCCCTCACTATGGTGCAAATATAAAAATGGATACAGGTATAGGAAATTATGAGTTAGTATATTTAATTGAAAGCCCAGAAAAACAAGGTTTTGGACGCCATGTTGATAAAGAAACAGGTGTTGGTAAATGGTTTGAGCCGTTCTCAGTTAAATATAACTTCAAATATACAGGAAAACCTAAGTAA
- a CDS encoding aminotransferase class IV, translating to MDEKEIVFLNDEFIKASEAKVSVFDRGFIFGDGIYEVVPVVNAKIADKEEFWERFERSLAQIELQIPYTKEDFENILEQLIIKNSLKEGGLYMQVTRGVASRNFALLKGLKPTIMAFAFECNVIDYELAKIGVSVISTADLRWKRRDIKSISLLAQCLAKEEAIKAKVFEAFMVENALVTEASSSSAFIIKDKTLITKPFSNEILPGIRRKNILKFAKELNLKVDQRAFSMKEVYEADEVFISAATFLILGVIKADSKVISDGKVGFYTQKLREKYIEKIQKEVF from the coding sequence ATGGATGAAAAAGAAATTGTATTTTTAAATGATGAGTTTATAAAAGCTAGTGAAGCTAAGGTAAGTGTTTTTGATAGAGGCTTTATCTTTGGAGATGGAATTTATGAAGTAGTACCTGTAGTAAATGCAAAAATAGCTGACAAAGAAGAATTTTGGGAGCGTTTTGAGCGTAGTTTGGCACAAATTGAACTACAAATTCCTTATACAAAAGAAGATTTTGAAAATATTTTAGAGCAATTAATTATTAAAAACTCACTTAAAGAAGGTGGGCTTTATATGCAAGTTACTAGAGGGGTTGCTAGTAGAAATTTTGCTCTTTTAAAGGGCTTAAAACCTACCATAATGGCCTTTGCTTTTGAGTGTAATGTGATTGATTATGAGTTAGCAAAAATCGGGGTGAGTGTTATTTCTACTGCTGATTTAAGATGGAAAAGAAGAGATATAAAATCTATTTCTTTACTAGCTCAATGTCTTGCAAAAGAAGAAGCTATAAAAGCAAAAGTTTTTGAGGCTTTTATGGTAGAAAATGCTTTAGTAACTGAGGCTTCTAGTAGTTCAGCTTTTATTATAAAAGACAAAACTTTAATTACCAAGCCATTTTCTAATGAAATTTTACCAGGAATTCGTCGTAAAAATATCTTGAAATTTGCAAAAGAACTTAATCTTAAAGTAGATCAAAGAGCTTTTAGTATGAAAGAAGTATATGAGGCTGATGAGGTATTTATTTCTGCTGCTACTTTTTTGATTTTAGGTGTTATAAAAGCAGATAGCAAGGTGATTAGTGATGGCAAGGTAGGTTTTTATACTCAAAAACTAAGAGAAAAATATATAGAAAAAATACAAAAAGAGGTTTTTTAA
- a CDS encoding TlpA family protein disulfide reductase, whose amino-acid sequence MFFLSACTERNFKALNSNQNYAFEYDGFKKILKIQDFNSAYAIFFFTQDCGACNAQIPILNEIYKEKKFPIIAVLNGVQFKEEAQKISLEKKLDLPLLYESKASSFLSKAVDGIYGVPVIVFFDENGKVSEKFIGLTPKGILVDKIKILQ is encoded by the coding sequence ATGTTTTTTTTAAGTGCATGCACGGAAAGGAATTTTAAAGCTTTAAATTCAAATCAAAATTATGCTTTTGAGTATGATGGTTTTAAAAAAATATTAAAAATTCAAGATTTTAATAGTGCTTATGCAATATTTTTTTTCACTCAAGATTGTGGTGCATGTAATGCACAAATTCCGATATTAAATGAAATTTATAAAGAAAAAAAATTTCCTATTATAGCTGTATTAAATGGAGTTCAATTTAAAGAAGAAGCACAAAAAATTTCTTTAGAAAAAAAGCTAGATTTGCCACTTTTATATGAGAGTAAAGCAAGTTCTTTTTTATCAAAAGCTGTGGATGGAATTTATGGTGTACCTGTGATAGTTTTTTTTGATGAAAATGGCAAAGTGAGTGAAAAATTTATAGGACTTACTCCAAAGGGTATATTGGTAGATAAAATTAAAATCTTACAATAG
- a CDS encoding cation:dicarboxylate symporter family transporter encodes MLVITHKKPSKIKKIIKNLGLWVVIGIIAGISLGLLDKELAIASKIGVDYFIHALKILIGPIIFLTIVLGVISLESLKQVGSIGVKALLYFEIVSTFALAIGIFMANIMGPGKGMNLDPNALDKDSVAQFVNNTIEISAQNEILHILKDAMPTDIIAAFSEGKTLQILVIALACAFIISLMRIDERKAIQKTLEIMQSFVFKILEIIMYFSPIAAFSAMAFLVAKYGLESLFNLGYLLVVMLFASLLFIFGVLGIICFIAKVNIFKFMRFISREVLIVFATSSSESALAPLMRKLEKAGISKATVGLVLPTGYSFNLDCTNIYLAMSLIFLAQAFNVELSLMHEISILIVLMIASKGAVGVTGSGFIILGSTLAALSNMYIAEANNGLGANLGEVLPVAAISILLGVDKFMSEIRAVGNLCGNSVAALIVAIWDKQIDWEKFRYALDNPKEFTNAGFD; translated from the coding sequence GTGCTTGTAATTACCCATAAAAAACCAAGTAAAATAAAAAAAATCATAAAGAATTTAGGACTTTGGGTAGTTATAGGTATTATAGCTGGCATTAGTTTAGGATTATTAGATAAAGAATTAGCTATTGCTAGTAAAATCGGGGTGGATTATTTTATACATGCATTAAAAATTTTAATAGGGCCTATTATATTTTTAACTATAGTTTTAGGTGTAATTAGTCTTGAAAGTTTAAAGCAGGTTGGAAGTATAGGTGTTAAAGCCTTGCTTTATTTTGAAATAGTAAGCACTTTTGCTTTAGCTATAGGTATTTTTATGGCAAATATCATGGGACCTGGAAAAGGAATGAATCTTGACCCAAATGCTTTGGATAAAGATAGTGTAGCTCAATTTGTTAATAATACTATAGAAATAAGTGCACAAAATGAAATTTTACATATTTTAAAAGATGCTATGCCTACTGACATCATCGCTGCTTTTAGTGAAGGAAAAACCTTACAAATTTTAGTTATAGCTCTAGCTTGTGCTTTTATTATTTCACTTATGCGAATTGATGAGAGAAAAGCTATACAAAAAACCTTAGAAATAATGCAAAGTTTTGTTTTTAAAATTTTAGAAATTATTATGTATTTTTCTCCTATTGCAGCATTTTCAGCTATGGCATTTTTAGTTGCAAAATATGGACTTGAATCTTTATTCAATTTAGGGTATTTGCTTGTTGTTATGTTATTTGCTTCTTTGCTTTTTATCTTTGGAGTTTTAGGGATTATTTGTTTTATTGCCAAAGTTAATATTTTTAAATTTATGCGTTTCATTTCAAGAGAAGTTTTGATAGTTTTTGCTACAAGCTCTAGCGAATCAGCTCTTGCACCACTTATGAGAAAACTTGAAAAAGCAGGAATTTCAAAAGCTACAGTAGGATTGGTGCTACCAACTGGGTATAGTTTTAATCTTGATTGCACTAATATTTATTTAGCTATGAGTTTAATTTTCCTTGCTCAAGCTTTTAATGTAGAGCTTTCTTTAATGCATGAAATTAGTATTTTGATTGTTCTTATGATAGCTTCAAAAGGTGCTGTTGGTGTAACTGGCTCGGGTTTTATTATACTAGGAAGCACACTTGCAGCTTTATCTAATATGTATATAGCAGAAGCTAATAATGGTTTAGGGGCTAACTTAGGTGAAGTTTTACCTGTAGCAGCTATTTCTATACTTTTGGGTGTAGATAAGTTTATGTCTGAAATTCGTGCGGTAGGAAATTTATGTGGTAATAGCGTAGCAGCTTTGATCGTAGCCATTTGGGATAAACAAATAGACTGGGAAAAATTCCGCTACGCCCTAGATAATCCTAAAGAATTTACAAATGCAGGCTTTGATTAA